The Myotis daubentonii chromosome 19, mMyoDau2.1, whole genome shotgun sequence genome window below encodes:
- the LOC132221864 gene encoding large ribosomal subunit protein eL37-like produces MTKGTSSFGKRRNKTHTLCRRCGSKAYHLQKSTCGKCGYPAKRKRKYNWSAKAKRRNTTGTGCMRHLKIVYRRFRHGFREGTTPKPKRAAVAASSSS; encoded by the coding sequence ATGACGAAGGGGACGTCCTCGTTCGGCAAGCGCCGCAACAAGACGCACACGCTGTGCCGCCGCTGCGGCTCCAAGGCCTACCACCTGCAGAAGTCCACGTGCGGCAAGTGCGGCTACCCGGCCAAGCGCAAGAGGAAGTATAACTGGAGTGCCAAGGCCAAGCGACGGAACACCACCGGGACGGGGTGCATGCGGCACCTGAAAATCGTGTACCGCAGGTTCAGGCATGGATTCCGTGAAGGAACAACTCCTAAACCCAAGAGGGCAGCTGTTGCCGCATCCAGTTCATCTTAA